From Juglans regia cultivar Chandler chromosome 8, Walnut 2.0, whole genome shotgun sequence, the proteins below share one genomic window:
- the LOC108979580 gene encoding uncharacterized protein LOC108979580: MCPICLTHPETTSHVLWTCKAAQDVWSNSSRRSQKSRTEEAPFYELLTELLSTLPIEEHTKLALIAKELWYRRNKFIFESRFTSPQQVLKLVSTSISNLDELERHQLKITPKSQSLAKWCKPPTNSYKINWDAAIDKVNCKVGIDVSIRDWNGLVTATLRSPCYYFRDPLMGEALSALRAVQFDIKIELNNVIFKGDSKQVINGINVSIENWSIAG, encoded by the coding sequence ATGTGCCCAATATGTCTAACTCACCCAGAAACCACGTCCCATGTTCTATGGACGTGCAAAGCAGCCCAAGATGTATGGAGCAATAGTTCGAGAAGATCACAGAAAAGCAGGACTGAGGAGGCTCCTTTTTATGAGTTGCTCACAGAGCTTCTATCTACTCTTCCTATAGAGGAACACACTAAGCTAGCTCTCATAGCTAAGGAACTCTGGTACAGAAGGAACAAATTTATCTTTGAATCCAGATTCACCTCACCTCAACAGGTTTTAAAGCTTGTCTCCACCAGCATATCAAACTTGGATGAGCTAGAAAGACACCAACTGAAGATAACTCCCAAAAGCCAGTCTCTTGCCAAGTGGTGTAAGCCTCCTACCAACagctataaaataaattgggatGCAGCCATCGACAAGGTTAACTGCAAGGTGGGCATCGATGTGTCAATCAGAGATTGGAATGGCCTTGTGACAGCAACACTCAGGAGCCCTTGTTACTATTTTCGTGATCCACTTATGGGAGAAGCATTATCTGCTTTGAGAGCTGTGCAATTCGACATCAAGATCGAACTTAACAATGTCATCTTCAAAGGGGATTCAAAGCAGGTGATAAACGGCATAAATGTTTCAATTGAAAATTGGAGTATTGCGGGTTGA